In the genome of Raphanus sativus cultivar WK10039 chromosome 4, ASM80110v3, whole genome shotgun sequence, one region contains:
- the LOC130511390 gene encoding uncharacterized protein LOC130511390, translating into MTTQLSNTEEWYKKEELENLRQELNEEYHNEEVYWLLQSRLTWLRAGDKNTKFFHAVTKNRRAHNTIHSLIDDEGKEWYAEKDLGAIAEQYFKLLFTSEDVGIEFEDWNDIPPVVTAAQNEKLLEPVTMEEVRKAVFDINPQKCPGPDGMNGMFFQQFWETSAEDITRMVDNFFKSGKMEDGLNCTNICLIPKIPGAKRMSEFRPISLCNVAFKVISKLLAKRLKKIMSSVISETQAAFVEGRLISDNILVVEWRFLDKTMATLGFAEGWRKLIMSCVSSVQYQVLINGTPYGHIEPTRGLRQGDPLSPYLFVMCTEMLVQRLKKAENEGQISGLQVARGAPPVSHLLFADDSMLYCKGDSVELDRMIQVLHQYSLLSGQQINYQKSSVYFGKRIPQEKRQEIMAKLKIDKLGGDGIYLGLPEAFGGSKVSVLQYLKENLNKKMQGWQMKFLSPGGGVIMSLMSEFWWKETRGMHWTSWEAMCKPKECGGLGFKDLEAFNLALLGKQLWRMIINKNSLLARIYKSRYFKNTDPLNAKLGSRPLYAWRSIHAAQKLIQAGARVIIGNGKGTKLWQERWLNRKPASKVQSMKRQQSPTSVCLADDMKVSELLQSNGRDWNTELIEELFSEEVRDKIYDITPAGKESDDSYAWDYTKTGHYTVKSGYWVQVNIINARQETQEILQPGLDVLYQMIWKLETSPKIHPFLWRCLKNSLPVAGNMYSRHISKDSRCIRCGQEDETVNHLLFTCPYARLIWAMSPIHAPPQGTYSNSLYTNLHWVLNLKKEYPNEEVYELLVPWLLWRIRKNRNEYLFRGKDYSAHDTIQKAKEDEAEWRGRNEAEVVEVKHPLTKTAGARWKPPPNQWLMCNSDGAWRKESRDGGVGWVLRNNQGLLSWIGAKKVRGMN; encoded by the exons atgacaACACAATTAAGTAATACAGAAG AGTGGTACAAGAAGGAAGAGTTGGAGAATCTAAGACAGGAGTTGAATGAGGAGTACCACAATGAAGAGGTCTACTGGTTGCTGCAGAGTAGATTAACATGGCTGAGAGCTGGTGATAAGAATACCAAATTCTTCCATGCAGTGACAAAGAACAGGAGAGCTCATAATACAATCCACAGCCTGATCGATGATGAAGGGAAAGAGTGGTATGCAGAGAAGGATCTGGGAGCAATTGCAGAACAGTACTTCAAACTACTATTCACATCAGAGGACGTTGGGATTGAATTTGAGGACTGGAATGACATACCTCCAGTAGTGACTGCTGCGCAAAATGAAAAGCTCCTGGAACCGGTAACCATGGAGGAGGTCAGAAAAGCTGTTTTTGACATTAATCCACAAAAATGTCCCGGCCCAGATGGTATGAATGGTATGTTCTTTCAACAGTTTTGGGAGACAAGTGCGGAGGACATCACCAGAATGGTGGATAATTTCTTCAAATCAGGGAAGATGGAGGATGGACTAAACTGCACTAACATATGCTTAATTCCCAAAATCCCTGGTGCGAAAAGAATGAGTGAGTTTCGACCAATAAGCCTCTGCAATGTCGCTTTCAAGGTGATATCCAAGCTGTTGGCTAAGCGCTTGAAGAAGATAATGTCGTCTGTGATCTCAGAGACTCAAGCAGCTTTTGTGGAGGGGAGACTGATCTCCGACAACATTTTAGTG GTGGAGTGGAGATTCCTGGACAAGACAATGGCGACTCTAGGCTTTGCGGAGGGTTGGAGGAAGCTCATCATGAGCTGTGTCTCTTCGGTTCAATATCAGGTTCTCATTAACGGTACTCCCTATGGACACATTGAACCAACAAGAGGACTCAGACAGGGGGACCCTCTATCCCCCTATCTCTTTGTGATGTGCACGGAAATGTTGGTTCAAAGGCTGAAAAAAGCAGAGAATGAAGGTCAGATATCAGGTCTCCAAGTTGCACGAGGAGCTCCTCCGGTCTCACACTTACTTTTCGCTGATGACAGTATGCTGTACTGTAAAGGAGACAGTGTGGAATTGGATAGAATGATTCAGGTGCTTCACCAATATAGTCTCCTATCAGGACAGCAAATCAATTATCAAAAATCGAGTGTGTATTTTGGTAAGCGCATCCCGCAAGAGAAGAGACAGGAGATCATGGCAAAGCTGAAAATAGACAAGCTGGGTGGAGACGGGATCTATCTGGGCTTACCTGAGGCATTTGGAGGATCAAAGGTCTCTGTTCTCCAATATCTGAAAGAGAACCTGAATAAGAAGATGCAAGGATGGCAGATGAAGTTCTTGTCTCCGGGGGGGGGGGTG ATTATGTCCCTCATGTCGGAATTTTGGTGGAAGGAGACGAGAGGAATGCACTGGACAAGCTGGGAGGCAATGTGTAAACCTAAAGAGTGCGGAGGTTTAGGATTCAAAGACCTTGAAGCCTTCAACCTAGCACTCTTAGGCAAGCAATTGTGGAGAATGATCATCAACAAAAATTCATTGCTTGCCAGAATCTACAAGAGTAGATACTTTAAAAACACAGACCCTCTCAATGCTAAACTCGGATCCCGACCCTTATACGCTTGGAGAAGCATTCATGCGGCTCAGAAACTGATTCAAGCAGGCGCGAGGGTCATCATAGGGAATGGGAAGGGGACAAAGTTATGGCAGGAGAGATGGTTAAACAGGAAACCGGCTTCAAAGGTCCAATCAATGAAAAGGCAACAGTCACCAACCTCAGTATGTCTAGCAGATGATATGAAGGTTAGCGAACTCCTGCAAAGTAATGGCAGAGATTGGAACACTGAGCTGATAGAGGAGCTGTTTAGTGAGGAAGTGAGagataaaatatatgatataactCCGGCAGGAAAGGAGAGTGATGATTCATATGCTTGGGATTACACAAAAACTGGGCATTATACAGTCAAGTCCGGGTACTGGGTACAAGTTAACATCATCAATGCAAGACAAGAGACTCAGGAAATCTTACAACCGGGTCTTGATGTATTGTACCAAATGATCTGGAAACTGGAAACAAGTCCCAAGATTCACCCCTTCCTCTGGAGATGCCTTAAAAACTCTCTACCAGTTGCAGGGAATATGTATAGTAGACATATTTCAAAAGATAGCAGGTGCATTAGATGTGGCCAAGAAGATGAGACAGTCAATCACCTGCTATTTACATGCCCATATGCAAGGCTTATCTGGGCTATGTCGCCTATCCACGCCCCACCTCAGGGTACTTACTCCAACTCTCTCTACACTAATCTTCACTGGgtcttaaatttaaaaaaagagTACCCAAATGAAGAAGTGTATGAATTGTTGGTTCCTTGGCTTTTGTGGAGAATTCGGAAGAATAGGAATGAGTATCTGTTCAGGGGAAAAGACTATTCTGCTCATGATACAATTCAAAAAGCTAAGGAAGATGAGGCGGAGTGGAGAGGAAGAAATGAGGCTGAGGTAGTAGAGGTCAAACATCCACTGACAAAGACTGCTGGAGCAAGATGGAAACCACCTCCAAACCAATGGCTCATGTGTAATTCTGATGGAGCATGGAGAAAAGAGAGCAGGGATGGAGGTGTAGGTTGGGTCTTAAGGAACAACCAAGGTCTTTTGTCATGGATAGGGGCGAAGAAAGTGAGGGGAATGAACTAA
- the LOC108831231 gene encoding uncharacterized protein LOC108831231 has product MEAEAMRWAMQMLAGFGYTKVIFETDSQELSKMINGEQEVWSCLKPLAQETFHLLKHNSEFIVQFHDRSGNKVVDRVAKETSTFVSNVPKLYSILPVWLQSLFELDKLHVRN; this is encoded by the coding sequence ATGGAAGCAGAAGCAATGAGATGGGCAATGCAAATGCTAGCGGGGTTTGGCTACACTAAGGTAATCTTTGAGACAGATTCTCAGGAACTAAGCAAGATGATAAATGGAGAACAAGAAGTGTGGTCTTGCTTAAAACCGTTGGCACAAGAAACTTTCCATCTTCTAAAGCATAACAGTGAGTTTATTGTGCAGTTCCATGACCGGAGTGGTAATAAAGTAGTGGATAGGGTAGCTAAGGAGACTTCGACCTTTGTGTCCAATGTCCCTAAGTTGTACTCTATTTTGCCTGTGTGGTTACAATCTTTGTTTGAGTTGGATAAGTTGCATGTAAGAAACTGA